In Micromonospora sp. NBC_01813, the following are encoded in one genomic region:
- a CDS encoding 3' terminal RNA ribose 2'-O-methyltransferase Hen1, producing MLLTVTTTHQPATDLGYLLVKHPDRMQSFDVPTGTAHVFYPEATEQRCTAALLLDVDPGRLAAARGRRRGRRTAAMPESFTLGQYVNDRPYAASSLLAAALAKVFRSALRGESRDRPELPGTALPLIIRVPVLRCRGGAALAERLFTPLGWAVTAQPIPLDERFPQWGDSRYVDLTLTGTSRVADALNHLYVLLPVLDDAKHYWIAPDELDKLLRAGEGWLVGHPERRLITRRYLAHRRVLAQRAEDKLAEARAAELRLADAAVEPDSIDTENPEPGGDELAGSGLVTPRPLAATRRAAVLAALTEAGARRVLDLGCGGGALLTELLAQPQFTEIVGTDVSARALELAARRLRLDRLPDRQQQRIRLWQSALTYRDDRLRGYDAAVLMEVVEHLDPPRLPALAQSVFGHARPDTVLVTTPNVEYNVRYDGMPAGALRHPDHRFEWTRAQFADWAGSVAAAYGYRVAYQPVGEVDPQLGPPTQLAVFSRDGVTGAAGGAR from the coding sequence GTGCTGTTGACCGTGACGACCACCCACCAGCCCGCCACCGACCTCGGCTACCTGCTGGTCAAGCATCCCGACCGGATGCAGTCGTTCGACGTGCCCACCGGCACCGCGCACGTGTTCTATCCGGAGGCGACCGAACAGCGCTGCACCGCCGCGCTGCTGCTCGACGTCGACCCGGGTCGGCTCGCCGCCGCGCGGGGCCGCCGCCGCGGCCGGCGCACCGCCGCGATGCCAGAGAGCTTCACCCTCGGCCAGTACGTCAACGACCGGCCGTACGCCGCGTCCAGCCTGCTCGCCGCCGCCCTCGCCAAGGTGTTCCGGTCGGCGCTGCGCGGTGAGAGCCGCGACCGACCGGAGCTGCCCGGCACCGCCCTGCCGCTGATCATCCGGGTCCCGGTGCTGCGCTGCCGGGGCGGCGCGGCGCTCGCCGAACGCCTCTTCACCCCGCTCGGCTGGGCGGTGACCGCCCAGCCGATCCCGCTCGACGAACGCTTCCCGCAGTGGGGCGACAGCCGCTACGTCGACCTCACCCTCACCGGCACGTCACGGGTCGCCGACGCGCTCAACCACCTGTACGTGCTGCTGCCGGTCCTCGACGACGCCAAGCATTACTGGATCGCCCCGGACGAGCTCGACAAGCTGCTGCGCGCCGGCGAAGGCTGGCTGGTCGGCCACCCGGAACGTCGGCTGATCACCCGGCGCTACCTGGCCCACCGTCGGGTGCTGGCGCAGCGCGCCGAGGACAAGCTCGCCGAGGCACGGGCCGCCGAGTTGCGGCTGGCCGACGCGGCGGTCGAACCCGACAGCATCGACACCGAGAACCCAGAGCCGGGCGGTGACGAGCTGGCCGGTAGCGGGCTAGTCACGCCTCGTCCGTTGGCCGCGACCCGGCGGGCCGCCGTACTCGCCGCGCTCACCGAGGCCGGTGCCCGCCGAGTCCTCGACCTCGGCTGCGGTGGCGGCGCGCTGCTCACCGAACTGCTCGCCCAGCCGCAGTTCACCGAGATCGTCGGCACCGACGTGTCGGCGCGGGCGCTGGAGTTGGCCGCCCGCCGGCTGCGGCTGGACCGGCTGCCGGACCGCCAGCAGCAGCGGATCCGGCTCTGGCAGTCGGCGTTGACCTACCGCGACGACCGGCTGCGCGGCTACGACGCCGCCGTGCTGATGGAGGTCGTCGAACACCTCGACCCGCCCCGGCTGCCGGCGCTGGCCCAGTCCGTCTTCGGGCACGCCCGCCCCGACACCGTCCTGGTGACCACCCCCAACGTGGAGTACAACGTGCGCTACGACGGCATGCCGGCCGGTGCCCTGCGCCACCCGGACCACCGCTTCGAATGGACCCGCGCCCAGTTCGCCGACTGGGCCGGCTCCGTCGCCGCCGCGTACGGCTACCGGGTCGCGTACCAGCCGGTGGGGGAGGTGGATCCGCAGCTCGGACCACCGACCCAGCTGGCCGTCTTCAGCCGCGACGGCGTGACCGGCGCTGCGGGCGGTGCCCGATGA